The DNA region AACAGTTAGCATGCAAAAAGCTAGAGATATTATGTAGATATCATAGCTGTTAAAACTTGGACTAGCCGAATTATAAATTCAATTCTGTTTCTACGCACTACTGTGCTGCCAAATATACTAGCAAATTTCTTGGCTTATTATATAAATCGCATCTGTTACTATTAGGAGACAAAGCAATGGTGTTAACTGTTCTGCGTTCAGCCTCCTGCAGATGCCCTGTTTGCACATCCGCGGTTGTTCAGAGCCTGTGTTCCCCCAGGCATGCATCGGTTCAGAGGGAATATATGGGATTATGATTGCAAACCAAAGGTTATGCAGACCCTTGGATATCCACAGGAAATGAATGATATGACTCCAGGTATTACCGAAGCCCGGAACATAGAGCTCGGACTTGGATTGCAGGTAGAGCTATATTGTTGCATCTAATGCCTTCCCTTTATCCCGACTGGGGTTACTGCACTCACGTTATGAGGTCTGACCTTATTGAATTCGTTGTCGAACTGCAGCTATGTTTCTTGCATCCATCAAAGTACAAACTTGAGCATCCTCGATTTTGCTATGAAAGATTAGAATACCTTGGCCAAAAGATACAGGTATTTCATTTGACCACACTCTGGTTTCACTATTGAAATATATAACTAAAACTTTTTGTTGTCTTCAATGCTTACGATATaatctttttccatttttattcttGAATATTGTACAGGATTTGGTGATGGCTGAACGACTGCTGATGAAGCATTTAGATGCTCCTGGGCTGTGGCTACAAAATAGGCACCGCCGCCTTCTTATGAACAAGTATTGTGGAAGATATTTGAGGGCTAAACATCTTCACCATTATATTATATATGGTGAAAGTGTTCAAGATAAGTACGAGCACAATCGGCGACTGAGAAACCCAGCCAACACAGCAGTTCAACAAGCTCTTCATGGACTTTCATATGCTGTTTATGGGAAACGTGATGTGAGACGTCTGATGTTTGAGGTTTTTGAC from Arachis hypogaea cultivar Tifrunner chromosome 10, arahy.Tifrunner.gnm2.J5K5, whole genome shotgun sequence includes:
- the LOC112716676 gene encoding ribonuclease III domain-containing protein RNC1, chloroplastic isoform X2 gives rise to the protein MHRFRGNIWDYDCKPKVMQTLGYPQEMNDMTPGITEARNIELGLGLQLCFLHPSKYKLEHPRFCYERLEYLGQKIQDLVMAERLLMKHLDAPGLWLQNRHRRLLMNKYCGRYLRAKHLHHYIIYGESVQDKYEHNRRLRNPANTAVQQALHGLSYAVYGKRDVRRLMFEVFDFEQVQPQEV